One Ostrea edulis chromosome 2, xbOstEdul1.1, whole genome shotgun sequence genomic region harbors:
- the LOC125682316 gene encoding QRFP-like peptide receptor has translation MVSAVNETTYGNAFSHLNLEYHLDSHANGSELLYHYDFDMGKFAEDLREELKGYKEPLTIVLILLYSIVFFVGLFGNIFVIISVLHYKHMRTLTNVFLVNLTVSDLLVVFFCIPTTLGTSVYRDYVYGIGMCKLTPFLQGSAISVSSLSLLAISINRHFAIHTPLRAKIIFSKRRIYFIIVVIWCISFAVFVPLLVVNSIQNIGIPPFYNKRICNEHWHIPNGKRIYNIIVFVSIFLTPLLVMVLAYTKISFVLWRNQDKAITQTQRVLLQRRRTVKLLICVVAIFCVCWLPYNVINIWLEFNITTASVVISKKVYPILQLLGISNSAINPICYCLMSSGFQKAFLRLCCKKSVDSKPDVILMVKFKDGSSDSQEITGLTTRFTRQSLH, from the coding sequence ATGGTGTCTGCTGTGAATGAAACGACTTACGGGAACGCATTCTCTCACCTAAATTTGGAATACCATCTCGACAGCCATGCTAACGGATCAGAGCTTTTATACCACTATGACTTCGATATGGGGAAATTTGCGGAAGATTTGCGTGAAGAACTGAAAGGATACAAAGAACCTCTGACAATTGTGCTGATATTGCTTTACAGTATTGTGTTTTTCGTTGGACTGTTTGGGAACATTTTTGTCATCATTTCTGTTCTTCACTATAAGCATATGCGCACACTAACTAACGTTTTCTTGGTGAACCTCACCGTAAGCGACCTGCTGGTTGTGTTTTTTTGTATTCCCACCACTCTGGGTACATCGGTGTACAGGGACTATGTGTATGGTATTGGAATGTGTAAACTCACTCCATTTCTACAAGGAAGCGCAATTTCTGTGAGTTCCTTAAGTCTACTTGCTATCAGCATCAACAGACATTTCGCCATCCACACACCGTTACGCGCGAAAATTATATTCTCAAAACgtcgcatttatttcataattgttgTCATATGGTGCATTTCATTTGCAGTATTCGTGCCTTTGTTAGTGGTGAACAGCATTCAAAATATAGGAATTCCGCCTTTCTATAACAAACGAATTTGTAATGAGCATTGGCATATTCCGAATGGAAAACGGATATATAATATCATAGTGTTCGTGTCAATATTCCTAACACCGCTGTTAGTTATGGTGTTAGCGTACACCAAAATTAGTTTCGTATTATGGAGGAATCAAGACAAAGCAATTACTCAGACGCAAAGAGTCCTTCTTCAGAGACGAAGGACTGTAAAACTTCTGATTTGTGTCGTGGCCATTTTCTGTGTGTGCTGGTTACCTTACAACGTCATCAACATTTGGTTAGAATTTAATATCACCACTGCAAGCGTGGTCATATCGAAAAAAGTCTACCCCATACTACAACTACTGGGGATTTCTAACTCGGCCATCAATCCCATCTGTTACTGCCTCATGAGCAGTGGTTTTCAAAAGGCGTTTTTAAGACTGTGCTGTAAAAAATCAGTGGACTCCAAACCCGACGTCATACTTATGGTGAAATTCAAGGACGGAAGTTCTGATAGTCAGGAAATCACCGGACTCACAACCCGGTTTACGAGACAGTCTCTGCACTGA